One genomic segment of Nothobranchius furzeri strain GRZ-AD chromosome 10, NfurGRZ-RIMD1, whole genome shotgun sequence includes these proteins:
- the jakmip2 gene encoding janus kinase and microtubule-interacting protein 2 isoform X2: MAKKSRTKGEKPEALISALQAANEDLRSKLTDIQIELHQEKCKVSKLERDKVQEVKRAREQEQHRHTAMLTEQRAKWHEEKQKELQTLRENLTRQHEQELARHAKIKDQENQRLKAALNAMRDGSGEKVRTALTLEAKEEARRFFDQERVRLLQEIGELKAAKKQTDEALSNMIQADKMKAGDLRVEHQQHQEQISKIKWDCERDIRRLVDEIKSKDRTIFALEKEMESTAGCLQKLQLQKDALDEQLFLVKEAECGLGSPKREIPGRAGDGAEQCGSPDLRRNQRRVAELNSTIRKLEDRNSLLVDERNELLKRVRESEKQCKPLLDKNKLLNKRNDDLTQTIQKMEEKLKSLMKENFEMKERISSHPPLKKLKSLNDLDQAQDDQEIAFLKLQVLEQQNIIDELTRDREKLLRKKRHKRSSRPIKRHVVVDTFFGYDEESMDSETSSVASFRMDRTPATPDEDLGEGLANEESELRFRQLTREYQALQRAYALLQEQKGGILDAEMTAKAQEQIQADVLRYKAKIEDLEKELTLKGQDSKWVEEKQLFLRRNQELLERVEKLESECSRLQQELQDSRDQNELLEFRILELEERERRSPPFNHLRMHPFAEGVSALQIYCMKEGVKDVCIPDLIKLLDILGDNGNLRNEEQVAIIQASTVLSLAEKWIQQIEGTEAALHQKMMDLEIEMEMFCKQKGYLEEELDYRKQALDQAYMQIQELEATLYNALQQDKVIKYGEPLNELQRDELRMAVEKLRRQMLRKSREYDCQILQERMELLHQAHQRIRDLEDKTEIQRRQIKDLEEKFLFLFLFFSLAFILWP, from the exons ATGGCTAAGAAAAGCCGGACGAAGGGCGAGAAGCCcgaagcgctcatttctgccttacaGGCAGCCAACGAAGATCTCAGGTCCAAACTGACTGACATTCAGATCGAGCTGCACCAAGAAAAATGCAAG GTGAGCAAGCTGGAGCGCGACAAGGTGCAGGAGGTGAAGCGGGCGCGAGAGCAGGAGCAGCATCGCCACACCGCCATGCTAACGGAGCAGCGGGCCAAGTGGCACGAGGAGAAGCAGAAGGAGCTGCAGACACTCAGGGAAAACCTGACCCGGCAGCATGAGCAGGAGCTGGCCCGTCACGCCAAGATCAAAGACCAGGAGAACCAGAGGCTCAAAGCTGCTCTGAACGCCATGAGAGACGGTAGTGGAGAGAAG GTGCGCACAGCGCTGACTCTTGAAGCCAAAGAGGAGGCGAGGCGCTTCTTTGACCAGGAGAGAGTGAGGCTCCTGCAGGAGATTGGAGAGCTGAAGGCTGCCAAGAAGCAGACTGACGAGGCTCTGAGCAACATGATCCAGGCGGACAAGATGAAGGCCGGAGACCTGCGGGTGGAACACCAGCAGCATCAGGAGCAGATCTCTAAGATCAAGTGGGACTGTGAGAGGGACATCCGCCGACTG GTCGATGAAATCAAATCTAAAGACCGCACCATTTTTGCTTTGGAGAAAGAAATGGAGTCAACAGCCGGCTGCTTACAGAAGCTTCAGCTTCAGAAGGATGCTTTGGATGAGCAACTGTTCCTCGTCAAGGAGGCCGAGTGCGGCCTGGGAAGCCCGAAACGAGAGATACCGGGCCGGGCCGGAGATGGAGCAGAACAATGTGGAAGCCCT gaCCTGAGGAGAAATCAGAGGCGTGTGGCTGAACTCAACTCAACCATTCGCAAGCTGGAGGATCGGAACTCGCTGCTGGTTGATGAGAGAAACGAGTTG CTTAAGCGAGTTCGAGAGTCAGAAAAGCAGTGTAAGCCCCTGCTGGATAAGAACAAGCTGCTGAATAAGAGGAATGATGATTTGACCCAGACCATTCAGAAAATGGAGGAGAAACTGAAGAGCCTGATGAAGGAGAACTTTGAAATG aaggaGAGAATAagttcccatcctcctctgaagaAGTTAAAGTCCCTGAATGATCTGGACCAAGCCCAGGATGACCAGGAAATAGCTTTTCTCAAACTTCAAGTCTTGGAGCAACAGAACATAATCGACGAACTGACGAGG GACCGTGAAAAATTACTACGGAAGAAAAGGCATAAAAGAAGTTCAAGGCCAATAAAG AGGCACGTTGTAGTAGACACCTTCTTTGGGTACGATGAAGAGTCAATGGACTCTGAGACATCCTCAGTGGCTTCATTTCGCATGGACCGAACCCCGGCCACTCCTGATGAGGACCTTGGTGAG GGTCTTGCCAATGAGGAATCGGAGTTACGTTTCCGTCAGCTGACCCGGGAGTATCAGGCGCTGCAGCGAGCCTACGCCCTGCTGCAGGAACAGAAGGGAGGCATACTGGATGCTGAGATGACTGCCAAG GCTCAAGAGCAGATTCAGGCTGATGTTCTCAGGTATAAAGCAAAAATTGAGGACTTGGAGAAGGAGCTCACTTTGAAGGGACAG GACTCCAAATGGGTTGAAGAAAAACAGCTCTTCTTGCGAAGAAACCAGGAATTGTTAGAAAGG GTGGAAAAGTTGGAGTCAGAGTGCAGTCGGCTTCAGCAGGAGCTTCAAGACTCCAGAGACCAAAACGAGTTGTTGGAGTTTAGGATTCTGGAGCTGGAG GAGCGTGAACGAAGGTCGCCCCCGTTCAACCATTTGAGGATGCATCCATTCGCTGAGGGAGTCAGTGCTCTGCAGATCTACTGTATGAAGGAAGGGGTCAAG GACGTGTGCATACCAGACCTCATCAAACTGCTGGACATCCTTGGAGACAACGGG AACTTGAGGAACGAGGAACAAGTGGCTATCATTCAGGCTAGCACTGTGTTGTCTCTAGCAGAAAAG TGGATTCAGCAGATAGAAGGCACAGAGGCAGCTCTGCATCAGAAGATGATGGACCTGGAGATAGAGATG GAGATGTTCTGTAAGCAGAAAGGATACCTAGAAGAAGAGCTAGACTACAGAAAACAGGCCCTGGATCAGGCCTATATG CAAATCCAGGAGTTGGAAGCAACGTTATACAACGCTCTGCAGCAGGACAAA GTGATAAAGTACGGTGAGCCCCTGAACGAGCTCCAGAGGGATGAGCTGCGAATGGCTGTGGAGAAGCTGAGGAGGCAGATGCTGAGGAAGAGCAGAGAGTACGACTGCCAGATTCTCCAGGAGAGGATGGAGCTGCTGCACCAGGCCCACCAG AGAATCCGCGATCTTGAAGACAAAACAGAAATCCAGAGGAGGCAAATTAAAGACCTGGAGGAAAAG TTTCTCTTCCTATTCTTGTTCTTTTCTCTTGCCTTCATCCTTTGGCCTTGA
- the jakmip2 gene encoding janus kinase and microtubule-interacting protein 2 isoform X1, whose amino-acid sequence MAKKSRTKGEKPEALISALQAANEDLRSKLTDIQIELHQEKCKVSKLERDKVQEVKRAREQEQHRHTAMLTEQRAKWHEEKQKELQTLRENLTRQHEQELARHAKIKDQENQRLKAALNAMRDGSGEKVRTALTLEAKEEARRFFDQERVRLLQEIGELKAAKKQTDEALSNMIQADKMKAGDLRVEHQQHQEQISKIKWDCERDIRRLVDEIKSKDRTIFALEKEMESTAGCLQKLQLQKDALDEQLFLVKEAECGLGSPKREIPGRAGDGAEQCGSPDLRRNQRRVAELNSTIRKLEDRNSLLVDERNELLKRVRESEKQCKPLLDKNKLLNKRNDDLTQTIQKMEEKLKSLMKENFEMKERISSHPPLKKLKSLNDLDQAQDDQEIAFLKLQVLEQQNIIDELTRDREKLLRKKRHKRSSRPIKRHVVVDTFFGYDEESMDSETSSVASFRMDRTPATPDEDLGEGLANEESELRFRQLTREYQALQRAYALLQEQKGGILDAEMTAKAQEQIQADVLRYKAKIEDLEKELTLKGQDSKWVEEKQLFLRRNQELLERVEKLESECSRLQQELQDSRDQNELLEFRILELEERERRSPPFNHLRMHPFAEGVSALQIYCMKEGVKDVCIPDLIKLLDILGDNGNLRNEEQVAIIQASTVLSLAEKWIQQIEGTEAALHQKMMDLEIEMEMFCKQKGYLEEELDYRKQALDQAYMQIQELEATLYNALQQDKVIKYGEPLNELQRDELRMAVEKLRRQMLRKSREYDCQILQERMELLHQAHQRIRDLEDKTEIQRRQIKDLEEKVLHELVDPVWDFGVIYVLDKLKQSV is encoded by the exons ATGGCTAAGAAAAGCCGGACGAAGGGCGAGAAGCCcgaagcgctcatttctgccttacaGGCAGCCAACGAAGATCTCAGGTCCAAACTGACTGACATTCAGATCGAGCTGCACCAAGAAAAATGCAAG GTGAGCAAGCTGGAGCGCGACAAGGTGCAGGAGGTGAAGCGGGCGCGAGAGCAGGAGCAGCATCGCCACACCGCCATGCTAACGGAGCAGCGGGCCAAGTGGCACGAGGAGAAGCAGAAGGAGCTGCAGACACTCAGGGAAAACCTGACCCGGCAGCATGAGCAGGAGCTGGCCCGTCACGCCAAGATCAAAGACCAGGAGAACCAGAGGCTCAAAGCTGCTCTGAACGCCATGAGAGACGGTAGTGGAGAGAAG GTGCGCACAGCGCTGACTCTTGAAGCCAAAGAGGAGGCGAGGCGCTTCTTTGACCAGGAGAGAGTGAGGCTCCTGCAGGAGATTGGAGAGCTGAAGGCTGCCAAGAAGCAGACTGACGAGGCTCTGAGCAACATGATCCAGGCGGACAAGATGAAGGCCGGAGACCTGCGGGTGGAACACCAGCAGCATCAGGAGCAGATCTCTAAGATCAAGTGGGACTGTGAGAGGGACATCCGCCGACTG GTCGATGAAATCAAATCTAAAGACCGCACCATTTTTGCTTTGGAGAAAGAAATGGAGTCAACAGCCGGCTGCTTACAGAAGCTTCAGCTTCAGAAGGATGCTTTGGATGAGCAACTGTTCCTCGTCAAGGAGGCCGAGTGCGGCCTGGGAAGCCCGAAACGAGAGATACCGGGCCGGGCCGGAGATGGAGCAGAACAATGTGGAAGCCCT gaCCTGAGGAGAAATCAGAGGCGTGTGGCTGAACTCAACTCAACCATTCGCAAGCTGGAGGATCGGAACTCGCTGCTGGTTGATGAGAGAAACGAGTTG CTTAAGCGAGTTCGAGAGTCAGAAAAGCAGTGTAAGCCCCTGCTGGATAAGAACAAGCTGCTGAATAAGAGGAATGATGATTTGACCCAGACCATTCAGAAAATGGAGGAGAAACTGAAGAGCCTGATGAAGGAGAACTTTGAAATG aaggaGAGAATAagttcccatcctcctctgaagaAGTTAAAGTCCCTGAATGATCTGGACCAAGCCCAGGATGACCAGGAAATAGCTTTTCTCAAACTTCAAGTCTTGGAGCAACAGAACATAATCGACGAACTGACGAGG GACCGTGAAAAATTACTACGGAAGAAAAGGCATAAAAGAAGTTCAAGGCCAATAAAG AGGCACGTTGTAGTAGACACCTTCTTTGGGTACGATGAAGAGTCAATGGACTCTGAGACATCCTCAGTGGCTTCATTTCGCATGGACCGAACCCCGGCCACTCCTGATGAGGACCTTGGTGAG GGTCTTGCCAATGAGGAATCGGAGTTACGTTTCCGTCAGCTGACCCGGGAGTATCAGGCGCTGCAGCGAGCCTACGCCCTGCTGCAGGAACAGAAGGGAGGCATACTGGATGCTGAGATGACTGCCAAG GCTCAAGAGCAGATTCAGGCTGATGTTCTCAGGTATAAAGCAAAAATTGAGGACTTGGAGAAGGAGCTCACTTTGAAGGGACAG GACTCCAAATGGGTTGAAGAAAAACAGCTCTTCTTGCGAAGAAACCAGGAATTGTTAGAAAGG GTGGAAAAGTTGGAGTCAGAGTGCAGTCGGCTTCAGCAGGAGCTTCAAGACTCCAGAGACCAAAACGAGTTGTTGGAGTTTAGGATTCTGGAGCTGGAG GAGCGTGAACGAAGGTCGCCCCCGTTCAACCATTTGAGGATGCATCCATTCGCTGAGGGAGTCAGTGCTCTGCAGATCTACTGTATGAAGGAAGGGGTCAAG GACGTGTGCATACCAGACCTCATCAAACTGCTGGACATCCTTGGAGACAACGGG AACTTGAGGAACGAGGAACAAGTGGCTATCATTCAGGCTAGCACTGTGTTGTCTCTAGCAGAAAAG TGGATTCAGCAGATAGAAGGCACAGAGGCAGCTCTGCATCAGAAGATGATGGACCTGGAGATAGAGATG GAGATGTTCTGTAAGCAGAAAGGATACCTAGAAGAAGAGCTAGACTACAGAAAACAGGCCCTGGATCAGGCCTATATG CAAATCCAGGAGTTGGAAGCAACGTTATACAACGCTCTGCAGCAGGACAAA GTGATAAAGTACGGTGAGCCCCTGAACGAGCTCCAGAGGGATGAGCTGCGAATGGCTGTGGAGAAGCTGAGGAGGCAGATGCTGAGGAAGAGCAGAGAGTACGACTGCCAGATTCTCCAGGAGAGGATGGAGCTGCTGCACCAGGCCCACCAG AGAATCCGCGATCTTGAAGACAAAACAGAAATCCAGAGGAGGCAAATTAAAGACCTGGAGGAAAAG GTCTTACACGAGCTTGTGGACCCCGTGTGGGACTTTGGTGTTATTTACGTGTTGGACAAGCTGAAACAGTCCGTGTAA